The DNA region GAATCTATATTATGTTATTCTTTAAAAAGCTTAATAGCCAATAATAGGATTGATAACAATTGTTATTTTTTGTTATCTAATGGAATCGTTTACAAGTAAAAGGAAAGGTATTAATATTTCTAATATTAGATTCCTACTTCCAGGATTTTTTGCTGGATACTTAGATGCATTCCTTGTAAAGTATATCAAGAAGAAGTTCGGGTATTATTGTTTTGGCAAACTGTTGGTTTGTTTATTTGCCTTAGGTTTAAAATCAATTGTTAGTTAAAGGAGCAACTTAAATGAAATATAGATCGGCTTTCGATATTATTGGGCCAGTTATGATTGGACCATCCAGTTCACATACTGCTGGTGCAGCACGTATTGGGAGGGTTGCTAGGACATTGTTTGGCAAACAGCCTAAAAGAGCAATCATTTCATTGTACGGTTCGTTTGCAAAAACATACAAAGGACACGGTACAGACTATGCGTTAATTGGCGGCCTGTTAGACTTTGATACGTTTGACGAACGAATCCCCAGCGCCTTAGAGCTAGCGGAGAATGCTGGAATCGAAGTGAAATTTGTAACGGAAACGGCCGTTCCTGAGCATCCGAATACGGTGAAAATAAATTTGTTTGATGAAGAAAACGAGTTAGAGGTAGTTGGAATCTCCATTGGCGGAGGTACCATTGAGATCGTTGAGTTAAATTCCTTTAAGTTAAAGCTTTCAGGGGAGCATCCAGCGATTCTTGTCGTCCACGAGGACCGCTTTGGGATGATTTCTTCGGTAACAAGCATATTATCAAAATATGAAATTAACATCGGCCATATGGAGGTCTCCAGAAAAGAAAAAGGTGATATGGCATTAATGGTCATTGAAACCGATCAAAAAATAGCCAATGGGGTTATTACCGAATTAGAAAGTTTAACAAATGTAACTCAAATCATCAGGATGGTTGAGTAAAAAAACAACAGGAGGCCACAACATGTTTCGAAATGTAGCAGAGCTGGTTGAACTTGCAGAGACGCATAATGTAAAAATAGCAGAAATTATGATTCGGCAGGAAGTAGAAGTAACCGGTCTGACGAGAGAGCAAATTATTGAAAAAATGAATACGAACCTATCGGTAATGGAGCGAGCAGTGGAAAGAGGTCTGAATGGCGTTAAATCCCATTCGGGCCTTACCGGTGGTGACGCGGTTCTGCTCCAAAATTATATTAATAGCGGCAGAGCACTGTCTGGTAATATCCTGTTGGATGCAGTTAGTAAGGCTGTCGCCACGAATGAAGTAAATGCTGCAATGGGAATTGTTTGTGCAACACCTACAGCAGGATCTGCTGGGGTAGTACCCGGCACATTATTCGCGATAAAGGAACAATTAAAGCCAACCCGTTATGAAATGATAGAATATTTATTTACATCAGCAGCTTTCGGATTTGTTGTAGCAAATAATGCATCAATCTCAGGTGCTTCAGGGGGCTGTCAGGCGGAAGTAGGGTCTGCAAGTGGTATGGCTGCAGCTGCTATTGTTGAAATGGCAGGGGGCAGTCCTAAACAGGCAGCAGAGGCAATGGCGATTACACTGAAAAATATGCTAGGATTAGTTTGTGATCCTGTAGCGGGATTGGTTGAGGTCCCTTGCGTGAAGCGGAATGCGATGGGAGCTTCAAATGCCATTACTGCAGCTGATATGGCTTTAGCGGGTATTTCAAGTAAGATCCCTTGTGATGAAGTCATTCATGCAATGTTCTTAATCGGGCAATCAATGCCTTCCTCATTAAAGGAAACCGCCGAGGGCGGACTGGCCGCAACGCCAACTGGAAGAAGACTAGAACAAGAAATATTCGGCAACACAATCAAACTAAAAGACCTAGTTATTTCATAAAAGAAATGTTAAACCATTGTTGATTTGAACGGAAGGTGCGAGACTTCTGCAGGAATAAGGGGCAGGGGAGACCCCGCAGGCGCTTAAGCGCCGAGGAGGCTCCCCGGACCTCCTGCGGAAAGCGAAGCACCTGGAGGGCAAATCAACAGGCGACTTAACATACTTTCATAGTGAAAAGGCACACAAATCTGTGTGCTTTTTCCATTGATAACAACAGGACAAAAAGGTATGATTACAAACGGGTGAAAAAAATGAATGGACTTACAATAGCTGAAATTGAACAAAAACTTAATAGGATTAAAACCGAAAATGATCCGTTTTTCAAAAGCATTCAGAACGATGAACGTAAAGGCGTACAGCAATTAATACATAAACGGCAAAGGCAAATAGCTCAAGAAAACCTTTTGAAAAAAAAGTTCAATGAGATGAATGTGTTTGAAAATAAATGGCATCAACAAGGCTTCAAATATATTGCTGGTGTGGATGAAGTGGGAAGAGGTCCACTTGCAGGTCCCGTTGTGACAGCAGCAGTTATTCTGCCGAAAGATTTTTTCTTAGCGGGTATTGATGACTCTAAAAAGCTATCTGAAAAAAAGCGCAGCGAATATGCTGAAATTATTAAAAAAGAAGCCATCGCCTATTCTATCGCTATGGTGGACGCGGGTGAAATTGATCAAATCAATATTTATGAAGCAACTAAAAAAGCAATGAAAGCAGCCATTGTCTCTTTAACCCCCAAACCAGACTTTTTATTGATTGATGCTATGAAACTAGAAACGCCGTTTCCCAGTGAATCGATCATTAAAGGTGATGCAAAAAGTGTATCTATTGCAGCAGCTTCAATAGTAGCGAAAGTAGCAAGAGATAAGTTGATGGAAGAAATCTCTAAGTTGCATCCAGAATACGGTTTTCAACAAAATATGGGTTATGGTACGAAGGAGCATATTCTTGCACTTAATAAACACGGAATTACTCCTTATCATCGAAGAAGTTTTGCACCAGTAAAAGATATGATTTTTCACGCAAGATAATATACAGGCTTAGGCCTGTTTTTATTATTTTCCAAAAGTAATTAGGAGTAGAGCAAAACTATGTAAGCGCTTCATTTGTGGTGTATTTTTTCGAATATTATGATTAATATAATTTTTTTTGCATAATGGTGGACAAGGTTTGTGTCATTATATAAAATGAAAACGGAATCAATTTTTTGATTAGTTTGATAGGAGGATGGGAAATGAATATCCATGAGTATCAAGGAAAAGAGGTCCTCAGAAACTACGGGGTCCTAGTTCCTAACGGAAAAGTGGCATTCACGGTTGAAGAAGCAGTAGAAGCTGCAAAAGAACTAGGTTCACAGGTATGCGTTGTAAAGGCACAAATCCATGCTGGCGGAAGGGGTAAAGCTGGCGGAGTAAAGGTTGCAAAAAACCTAGAAGAAGTGCGTACATATGCTGCTGAAATCTTAGGTAAAACATTGATCACACATCAAACAGGTCCTGAAGGAAAAGAAGTAAAGCGCCTGCTTATAGAAGAAGGCTGTGATATTAAGAAAGAATACTATGTTGGTATTGTCTTAGATCGTGCAACTTCCCGTGTTGTTTTAATGGCCTCAGAAGAAGGCGGAACAGAAATTGAAGAAGTGGCAGAAAAAACTCCTGAAAAAATCTTTAAAGAAGAAATTGATCCGGTTATTGGGTTAATGCCTTACCAGGCGCGCCGTATCGCGTTCAATATAAATATTCCTAAAGAGTTAGTCAATCAAGCAGTTAAGTTTATGATGGGCCTATATAATGCCTATATCGAAAAGGACTGTTCAATTGCAGAAATTAACCCGCTTGTTATAACAGGTGATGGAAAAGTAATGGCTTTGGATGCGAAGTTAAACTTTGATTCGAATGCACTGTATCGTCATAAAGATATTCTGGAATACCGTGATCTTGAAGAAGAAGATGCAAAAGAAGTTGAAGCATCTAAATATGATTTAAGCTATATTTCCCTAGATGGTAATATCGGCTGTATGGTTAATGGTGCTGGATTAGCAATGGCAACAATGGACATTGTTAAGCACTATGGCGGAGACCCCGCTAACTTCCTGGATGTTGGGGGCGGTGCGACAGCTGAAAAAGTAACAGAAGCATTTAAAATTATCCTTTCTGATCCTAACGTAAAAGGTATTTTTGTCAATATCTTTGGCGGAATCATGAAATGTGATGTCATTGCTGAGGGTGTAGTAGAGGCAGCTAAGCAAGTTCAACTAAGCGTACCGCTTGTTGTTCGTTTAGAAGGAACAAACGTTGAGTTGGGCAAGAAAATTCTTTCTGAGTCTGGTTTAGCTATCACATCTGCTGAATCAATGGCTGACGGAGCACAAAAAATCGTTTCATTAGTGAAATAGGATCGAAGAAAGGGGAATTATCGTGAGCATTTTTATTAATAAAGATACAAAAGTAATAGTTCAAGGGATTACAGGTTCAACTGCCCTTTTTCATACAAAACAAATGTTGGAATACGGTACGCAAATTGTTGCTGGTACCACACCTGGTAAAGGCGGCATGGAAGTAGAAGGAGTACCTGTTTTTAACACAGTTAAAGAAGCTGTTGCTGCTACAGGCGCTAACGCTTCCGTTATTTATGTTCCTGCTCCTTTTGCTGCAGATGCAATTATTGAAGCTGTCGATGCAGAATTAGAATTAGCTATCTGTATTACTGAGCATATCCCGGTTTTAGATATGGTGAAGGTTAAACGTTATATGGAAGGCAAAAAGACACGCTTAGTAGGGCCAAACTGTCCGGGTGTTATTACTGCCGATGAATGTAAAATCGGTATCATGCCAGGATATATTCATACAAAAGGCCATGTTGGCGTTGTTTCACGCTCAGGTACATTAACTTATGAGGCAGTACATCAATTAACACAAGCTGGAATAGGCCAAACAACTGCGGTAGGAATTGGCGGAGACCCAGTTAACGGCACGAACTTCATCGATGTATTAACAGCCTTTAATGAAGACCCAGAGACATATGCAGTTATCATGATTGGTGAAATTGGTGGTACAGCTGAGGAAGAAGCTGCTGAGTGGGTTAAGGCTAACATGACCAAGCCTGTTGTCGGCTTTATCGGTGGACGGACTGCCCCTCCAGGGAAACGCATGGGTCACGCTGGTGCAATCATTTCTGGCGGTAAAGGTACGGCTGATGAAAAAATCCGCGTCATGAACGAGTGCGGAATTAAAGTGGCTGATACACCATCCGTCATGGGTGAAACATTAATTGAAGCACTGAAAGAACAAGGCTTATACGAAAAATGTAAAACACACTAAGCTTTTCTATCTTTATTCTGAAATAGTCCCTTAATACGAGGGGCTATTTCTTCTATAAAAAAATGGAGGTTTATAATGGATGATTTTAATGAAAAACTAATTTCTATACTGCATTATCCTGAGGTGACATGGAAAATGGTATTTCATATTTTAAAAAAGGACCCCGATTTACATTCCTTTAATCATCACAATCCAATTCCCATTCAACAAAATTTATTCTTCGAAGACTCCAACAAACTAAGCCACTCGAAACAGCTGCCAGTCAATATACCACAGTCTGAAATCATCCATGAACAAATTCAACAATATGAAAAGAATGAAATCAAGATAATTACTATATTTGATAAGGAATATCCCGTATTATTAAAAGAAATCTATCAACCGCCATGGGTTTTATTTGCAAAAGGAGATTTATCGCTGCTTGCGAAAGAGACTAAGCTGGCAGTGGTGGGGTCACGCCAAGCGACACAATATGGAAAGAATGCTATCCGCTTAATATTGCCTAGATTAATTAAACATGAAGTACTTACAGTCAGTGGTTTAGCAAAAGGAATTGATAGCTTAGTTCACGAATATACAATGAAAAATGGCGGAAACACTATCGCGGTAATCGCTGGTGGATTATACCACATCTATCCTAAAGAGAATATGGACCTTGCATTAGAAATGATGAAAACGCAGCTTGTTATCTCCGAATATCCTCCGGATACAAAACCATTAAGATGGCATTTCCCTGCTAGAAACAGAATTATCAGTGGACTTTCAAAAGGAACATTTATTATAGAAGCAAAACGAAAAAGCGGATCCCTGATTACTGCAAACTTTGCCGTAAACGAAGGACGTGAAGTATTTTCGTTACCTGGAAGCATATTAAATCCTTTTTCGGCGGGAACGAATGACTTAATACAGCAGGGGGCAAAGCTAGTTACTAGTGCGGAGGATATTTTAGATGAGATTAGATTATAACTAAGATGAAAACTTCGAATTATTACGTAAATCACTGTTTTTTGCAGGTTTTTTTTATCTAATTGGAGAATTTAGCTAAAAAAGGTTGAAATTAATTTAAATATGTTATACATTCTCAAACAGATAATCGAAAAAAAAAGAATGAGTAATTAGGTATAATTTGGAGTATTATTAACCTTGAAGAGTGAAATTGGATAGCCCATGACCTTTGATTGTTGACAAAAACCAATAAATTGGTTAAAAATTATTAGTAATTTAACCGAAATAATAATAAGTATAGTTAACTCAATTATAAAAAGAAAAATTTGGGATAAGTCATTTTTGTAAAGTATTTTCTCCGGTCCAGGAAATCTTCTCAAATTGTAAGTCGCTAGGGAACAGGCATTTGCCGGCTTCCGGGTACTTCGACACTTCTTATATCCCTCTAAGGAGGACTTTTGAATGTCAGAATTTTTAGTAATTGTTGAATCGCCTGCAAAAGCGAAAACAATTGAACGATATTTAGGCAAAAAATATAAAGTAAAAGCATCGATGGGGCATGTCCGTGACTTGCCAAGAAGTCAAATGGGGGTCTATAAAGAAAGTAACTTTGAACCCAAGTATATTACGATTCGCGGAAAAGGACCTGTTCTTAAAGAATTAAAAGCAGCGGCTAAAAAGGCCAAGAAAATTTATCTCGCGGCTGACCCTGATCGCGAAGGGGAAGCAATTGCATGGCATCTTGCTCATAGTTTAAATGTTGATATTACTTCTGATTGTCGCGTAGTTTTTAATGAAATTACGAAGGATGCGATAAAAGAGTCCTTTAAACATCCGCGTCCAATTAACATGGATCTTGTTGACGCGCAGCAAGCAAGGAGAATTCTTGATCGTCTTGTTGGTTATAACATAAGTCCACTTCTTTGGAAAAAAGTGAAAAAAGGGCTAAGTGCCGGACGTGTCCAATCCGTCGCTGTTCGGTTAATCATTGATCGAGAAAATGAGATAAAAGCGTTTATTCCCGAAGAATATTGGACAATAGAAGGTGAATTATTTAAGGGGAAGGATCATTTTAGTTCCCTTTTTTATTCCTTATTGGGAGATAAAAAAACTGAATTAAAGTCGCAAGATGATGTAGATGCAATTTTAAAAGAAATGAAGGGTGATAAATTTAAGGTTGTTTCCGTATCTAAAAAGGAAAGAAAACGTAATCCATCACCAGCCTTTATCACATCCTCACTGCAACAAGAAGCAGCAAGAAAACTTAATTTCCGTGCTAGGAAAACGATGATGCTTGCACAGCAGCTTTACGAGGGAATTGAGCTGGGTTCATCTGGTACAGTCGGTCTGATTACTTATATGAGAACGGATTCTACTCGTATTTCGGAAGTAGCACAGGCAGAAGCAGCAGAATATATCCGAAAAGAATTCGGTGAGACTTACTTAAAAGAAGAACAAAGAAAAGAAAAAAAACAATCAAATGCCCAAGATGCCCATGAAGGGATACGCCCTACAAGTACGTTACGGGAACCAAATAGCGTAAAACAGTACTTATCGAGAGACCAATTCCGCTTATATAAACTTATTTGGGAACGATTCTTGGCAAGTCAAATGTCTCAAGCGATCATGGATACAATGAGTGTAGACCTACAAAATGGGAATGTGCTGTTCCGTGCCACAGGTTCAAAAATAAAATTCCCAGGGTTTATGAAACTTTATGTAGAAGGAACAGATGATCAAGTGGATGAGGGGGATAAGATGCTACCAGACCTTTGTGAAGGGGATGAAGTATTCAAAAAGGATATTACACCTAAACAGCACTTTACTCAACCACCGCCAAGGTATACAGAGGCAAGATTAGTAAGGACGATGGAAGAGATAGGAATAGGTCGACCATCTACCTATGCACCAACCCTGGATACAATTCAAAAAAGAGGCTATGTCTCTCTTGATAATAAACGATTTATTCCGACTGAATTGGGGGAAATTGTTCACGAACTAATCTTTGAATTTTTTCCAGATATTCTTGATGTCAAATTTACTGCGAAAATGGAAAAGGATTTAGATAATGTAGAGGATGGAAATGTTCGCTGGGTTGAAGTCATCGATGAATTTTACCGTGACTTTGAAAAAGATTTAGAGAATGCCGAAAAGGAAATGCAATCAGTGGAAATTAAGGATGAGCCAGCAGGCGAAGATTGTGAGCTATGTTCAAATCCGATGGTCTTCAAAATGGGCCGATACGGGAAATTTATGGCCTGCAGCAATTTTCCTGATTGCAGGAACACGAAGGCAATTGTGAAGGAAATTGGAGTTACCTGCCCTAAATGTAAAGAAGGAAATATTATTGAGCGGAAAAGTAAGAAAAAGAGAATATTTTACGGCTGCGATCAATTTCCTGCCTGTGAATTTATTTCGTGGGATAAACCCTTACCAAGAAGCTGCCCAAAATGCGAGGGACCGCTTGTTGAGAAGAAATTAAAAAAAGGTGTTCAAGTACAGTGTACCGAATGTGATTATAAGGAAGAACCACAAAATTAAAAGTGAGCTAAGCTCACTTTTTTTATTTTTCAATATTTAAAACTTTTTTATATGTGATTCGTATAGTACAATGCAAGATGGGCTAAAAAGAGGGAAGAGTATAAATAAGTTTTTATCGCTAGGATTTCAGGAGGAAGATAATGAGTGAAATTACAATAAATGTAATAGGTGCTGGTTTAGCTGGAAGTGAGGCTGCATGGCAAATTGCAAAACGTGGAGTTAAGGTTCGTCTTTATGAAATGAGACCAGTGAAACAAACACCTGCACACCACACAGATAAATTTGCAGAATTAGTTTGTAGTAATTCATTGAGAGCAAATACATTAACGAATGCGGTAGGTGTTTTAAAGGAAGAAATGAGAATTCTTGATTCTGTAATTATTTCATCAGCAGATGCCTGTTCGGTACCTGCAGGAGGAGCCCTGGCTGTTGATCGCCACGAATTTGCATCTAGAGTAACCGAGATGGTCAAAAATCATGAAAATGTTACAGTTATCAACGAAGAAGTAACAGAAATACCAGAAGGAATTACAGTCATTGCTACAGGGCCGCTAACGAGTCCTGATTTATCGGCAAAACTAAAAACACTAACAGGTGAGGAATACCTCTACTTTTATGATGCTGCTGCACCTATTCTTGAAAAAGATAGTATTAATATGGACAAGGTTTACCTAAAGTCCCGTTATGATAAAGGAGAAGCAGCTTATTTAAACTGCCCGATGAATGAGGAAGAGTTTAACCGCTTTTATGATGCACTAATTACTGCTGAAACGGTGCCATTAAAGGAATTTGAAAAGGAAGTATTTTTCGAAGGCTGTATGCCAATTGAAGTAATGGGGCAGCGTGGTAAGAAAACTATGCTGTTTGGCCCTTTAAAGCCAGTTGGATTGGAAGACCCAAAGACTGGAAAACGGCCGTTTGCTGTTGTGCAGCTTCGCCAGGATGATGCAGCAGGAACACTTTATAATATTGTTGGCTTCCAAACACACCTAAAGTGGGGTGCTCAAAAAGAAGTCATCCAGCTAATTCCTGGACTTGAAAACGCTGAAATTATTCGCTATGGAGTAATGCACCGTAACACCTTTATTAATTCACCTAAGGTGTTAAAAGCAACTTATCAATTCCAAAATCGGAATGATTTATTCTTTGCAGGACAAATGACAGGTGTCGAGGGGTATGTTGAGTCAGCAGCAAGCGGATTAATTGCAGGTTTGAATGCAGCACGTTTGGCTATGGGTGAAGCTACAGTCGAGTTTCCCGCGGAAACGGCAATTGGCAGTATGGCCCGTTACATTACAACAACTAACGCTAAAAATTTCCAGCCGATGAATGCAAATTTTGGACTATTCCCCGATTTACCAGAAAAAATAAGAGGTAAACAAGAACGGAATTTACAGCATGCTAACAGGGCATTGGAAACAATTCAGAACTTTGTGAAGGTTTTGTAAATAATATTGCAAGGCTTAGGGAAGTATGTTACGCTTTAATAGCCTTTGTGAGCTGAGTAAATTGGTGAAAAATGTGAATGTTTTAGTAACGTTACTTGTCGAGTGTTTACAAATGAACAGGTATTACTCACAATATACAATTGAACATTAGTAACATGCTGTCAGTAAATTCTTTCTGTTCATGAATGAACAAAGAAGGTGTCAATGCCTGAACTGGTGTATACTTAAATACTCGTCTTTATTGATTTAAGTATACAGCAAAAGGATCCTAAGAAAAACAGCGGCTATTTTTTGAGTACATATATGTCTCTAAATACTTAGTGATAACTTCAAAAGGAGGAGATATTTTGAATCAATTTCATGCTACAACTATATTTGCTGTCCAGCATAAAGGACAATGTTCAATGTCAGGTGACGGCCAAGTTACTTTTGGCAATGCAGTAGTGATGAAGCACACTGCAAAAAAGGTGAGAAAGATATTTAATGGAAGGGTATTAGCTGGTTTTGCAGGTTCTGTCGCAGATGCCTTTACTCTTTTCGAAATGTTTGAAAGTAAATTAGAGGAATACAACGGAAACCTCCAGAGAGCTGCTGTTGAGCTTGCCAAACAATGGAGAAGTGACAAGGTGCTGCGTAAGCTGGAAGCAATGTTGATTGTTATGAATAAAGAAGATTTACTGCTTGTTTCCGGGACGGGTGAGGTAATTGAGCCAGATGATGGAATTCTAGCAATTGGTTCAGGCGGTAATTATGCCTTAGCTGCTGGACGATCATTAAAGAAATACTCAGGCGAACACCTAACTGCAAAGGAAATTGCAAAGGCTTCTTTAGAAATAGCTGCTGAAATTTGTGTATACACAAATCACAACATTATCGTTGAAGAGCTTTAACGGGAGGGACCGAAAACTATGCCGAAAACAACCAATTTAACACCACGCCAAATAGTTGAAAGATTAGACCAATATATCATTGGACAGAAGGATGCAAAAAAAGCTGTCGCTGTAGCACTGAGAAACAGATACAGAAGAGGCTTATTAAATGAAAAACTTCGTGAAGAAATTATTCCAAAAAATATATTAATGATCGGTCCTACAGGTGTCGGTAAGACAGAAATTGCTCGACGAATTGCAAAGTTAGTTGGTGCTCCATTTGTAAAGGTGGAGGCGACTAAATTCACAGAAGTAGGTTATGTAGGTCGCGATGTCGAATCGATGGTAAGAGACCTTGTTGAAACATCTGTCCGCCTTGTAAAGGAAGATAGGATGTTAGCTGTAAAGGATCGTGCCGAAGAAAATGCAAACAGCAGGCTTGTAGATTTACTAGTACCTTCTCCCAAAAAAGCCAATAACTATAAGAATCCGTTAGAGATGTTATTCGGCGGCGGTAATACTTCAGGGGAACAAGAAACGCAACAAGAAGATTATTCTATTGCCGAAAAGCGTAAAATCGTAAAAGAAAAACTTGCTCTAGGTCAATTAGAGGATGAAAGCATCACCGTTGAAGTGGAAGAGCAAAGCCCTTCCATGTTTGATATGCTTCAAGGTTCTGGAATGGAACAAATGGGAATGAATATGCAAGATGCCTTAAGCAACTTTATGCCTAAGAAACGGAAGAAGAGAAAATTAACTGTCCGTGAGGCGAGAAAAGTATTGACCAATGAAGAAGCTGCAAAATTAATCGATATGGATGAGGTTTCAGCGGAAGCCGTTTACCGTGCCGAACAGACAGGCATCATTTTTATTGATGAAATTGATAAAATTGCAAGCAAAAATTCAGGGGGCTCTTCAGCGGACGTATCGCGTGAAGGTGTCCAGCGCGATATTTTACCTATAGTTGAAGGGTCTACAGTAGTAACAAAATATGGATCAGTTAAAACTGACTATGTTTTATTTATTGCAG from Neobacillus sp. FSL H8-0543 includes:
- a CDS encoding ribonuclease HII, producing the protein MNGLTIAEIEQKLNRIKTENDPFFKSIQNDERKGVQQLIHKRQRQIAQENLLKKKFNEMNVFENKWHQQGFKYIAGVDEVGRGPLAGPVVTAAVILPKDFFLAGIDDSKKLSEKKRSEYAEIIKKEAIAYSIAMVDAGEIDQINIYEATKKAMKAAIVSLTPKPDFLLIDAMKLETPFPSESIIKGDAKSVSIAAASIVAKVARDKLMEEISKLHPEYGFQQNMGYGTKEHILALNKHGITPYHRRSFAPVKDMIFHAR
- the sucC gene encoding ADP-forming succinate--CoA ligase subunit beta; its protein translation is MNIHEYQGKEVLRNYGVLVPNGKVAFTVEEAVEAAKELGSQVCVVKAQIHAGGRGKAGGVKVAKNLEEVRTYAAEILGKTLITHQTGPEGKEVKRLLIEEGCDIKKEYYVGIVLDRATSRVVLMASEEGGTEIEEVAEKTPEKIFKEEIDPVIGLMPYQARRIAFNINIPKELVNQAVKFMMGLYNAYIEKDCSIAEINPLVITGDGKVMALDAKLNFDSNALYRHKDILEYRDLEEEDAKEVEASKYDLSYISLDGNIGCMVNGAGLAMATMDIVKHYGGDPANFLDVGGGATAEKVTEAFKIILSDPNVKGIFVNIFGGIMKCDVIAEGVVEAAKQVQLSVPLVVRLEGTNVELGKKILSESGLAITSAESMADGAQKIVSLVK
- the dprA gene encoding DNA-processing protein DprA encodes the protein MDDFNEKLISILHYPEVTWKMVFHILKKDPDLHSFNHHNPIPIQQNLFFEDSNKLSHSKQLPVNIPQSEIIHEQIQQYEKNEIKIITIFDKEYPVLLKEIYQPPWVLFAKGDLSLLAKETKLAVVGSRQATQYGKNAIRLILPRLIKHEVLTVSGLAKGIDSLVHEYTMKNGGNTIAVIAGGLYHIYPKENMDLALEMMKTQLVISEYPPDTKPLRWHFPARNRIISGLSKGTFIIEAKRKSGSLITANFAVNEGREVFSLPGSILNPFSAGTNDLIQQGAKLVTSAEDILDEIRL
- the hslV gene encoding ATP-dependent protease subunit HslV, which gives rise to MNQFHATTIFAVQHKGQCSMSGDGQVTFGNAVVMKHTAKKVRKIFNGRVLAGFAGSVADAFTLFEMFESKLEEYNGNLQRAAVELAKQWRSDKVLRKLEAMLIVMNKEDLLLVSGTGEVIEPDDGILAIGSGGNYALAAGRSLKKYSGEHLTAKEIAKASLEIAAEICVYTNHNIIVEEL
- the trmFO gene encoding FADH(2)-oxidizing methylenetetrahydrofolate--tRNA-(uracil(54)-C(5))-methyltransferase TrmFO, with the translated sequence MSEITINVIGAGLAGSEAAWQIAKRGVKVRLYEMRPVKQTPAHHTDKFAELVCSNSLRANTLTNAVGVLKEEMRILDSVIISSADACSVPAGGALAVDRHEFASRVTEMVKNHENVTVINEEVTEIPEGITVIATGPLTSPDLSAKLKTLTGEEYLYFYDAAAPILEKDSINMDKVYLKSRYDKGEAAYLNCPMNEEEFNRFYDALITAETVPLKEFEKEVFFEGCMPIEVMGQRGKKTMLFGPLKPVGLEDPKTGKRPFAVVQLRQDDAAGTLYNIVGFQTHLKWGAQKEVIQLIPGLENAEIIRYGVMHRNTFINSPKVLKATYQFQNRNDLFFAGQMTGVEGYVESAASGLIAGLNAARLAMGEATVEFPAETAIGSMARYITTTNAKNFQPMNANFGLFPDLPEKIRGKQERNLQHANRALETIQNFVKVL
- the topA gene encoding type I DNA topoisomerase → MSEFLVIVESPAKAKTIERYLGKKYKVKASMGHVRDLPRSQMGVYKESNFEPKYITIRGKGPVLKELKAAAKKAKKIYLAADPDREGEAIAWHLAHSLNVDITSDCRVVFNEITKDAIKESFKHPRPINMDLVDAQQARRILDRLVGYNISPLLWKKVKKGLSAGRVQSVAVRLIIDRENEIKAFIPEEYWTIEGELFKGKDHFSSLFYSLLGDKKTELKSQDDVDAILKEMKGDKFKVVSVSKKERKRNPSPAFITSSLQQEAARKLNFRARKTMMLAQQLYEGIELGSSGTVGLITYMRTDSTRISEVAQAEAAEYIRKEFGETYLKEEQRKEKKQSNAQDAHEGIRPTSTLREPNSVKQYLSRDQFRLYKLIWERFLASQMSQAIMDTMSVDLQNGNVLFRATGSKIKFPGFMKLYVEGTDDQVDEGDKMLPDLCEGDEVFKKDITPKQHFTQPPPRYTEARLVRTMEEIGIGRPSTYAPTLDTIQKRGYVSLDNKRFIPTELGEIVHELIFEFFPDILDVKFTAKMEKDLDNVEDGNVRWVEVIDEFYRDFEKDLENAEKEMQSVEIKDEPAGEDCELCSNPMVFKMGRYGKFMACSNFPDCRNTKAIVKEIGVTCPKCKEGNIIERKSKKKRIFYGCDQFPACEFISWDKPLPRSCPKCEGPLVEKKLKKGVQVQCTECDYKEEPQN
- the sucD gene encoding succinate--CoA ligase subunit alpha, whose product is MSIFINKDTKVIVQGITGSTALFHTKQMLEYGTQIVAGTTPGKGGMEVEGVPVFNTVKEAVAATGANASVIYVPAPFAADAIIEAVDAELELAICITEHIPVLDMVKVKRYMEGKKTRLVGPNCPGVITADECKIGIMPGYIHTKGHVGVVSRSGTLTYEAVHQLTQAGIGQTTAVGIGGDPVNGTNFIDVLTAFNEDPETYAVIMIGEIGGTAEEEAAEWVKANMTKPVVGFIGGRTAPPGKRMGHAGAIISGGKGTADEKIRVMNECGIKVADTPSVMGETLIEALKEQGLYEKCKTH
- the sdaAA gene encoding L-serine ammonia-lyase, iron-sulfur-dependent, subunit alpha — encoded protein: MFRNVAELVELAETHNVKIAEIMIRQEVEVTGLTREQIIEKMNTNLSVMERAVERGLNGVKSHSGLTGGDAVLLQNYINSGRALSGNILLDAVSKAVATNEVNAAMGIVCATPTAGSAGVVPGTLFAIKEQLKPTRYEMIEYLFTSAAFGFVVANNASISGASGGCQAEVGSASGMAAAAIVEMAGGSPKQAAEAMAITLKNMLGLVCDPVAGLVEVPCVKRNAMGASNAITAADMALAGISSKIPCDEVIHAMFLIGQSMPSSLKETAEGGLAATPTGRRLEQEIFGNTIKLKDLVIS
- the sdaAB gene encoding L-serine ammonia-lyase, iron-sulfur-dependent subunit beta: MKYRSAFDIIGPVMIGPSSSHTAGAARIGRVARTLFGKQPKRAIISLYGSFAKTYKGHGTDYALIGGLLDFDTFDERIPSALELAENAGIEVKFVTETAVPEHPNTVKINLFDEENELEVVGISIGGGTIEIVELNSFKLKLSGEHPAILVVHEDRFGMISSVTSILSKYEINIGHMEVSRKEKGDMALMVIETDQKIANGVITELESLTNVTQIIRMVE